A window from Deinococcus detaillensis encodes these proteins:
- a CDS encoding branched-chain amino acid ABC transporter permease, with protein sequence MTGFEYLFQQLVNALSVGSLYALIAVGLSLIFGILRLSNFAHGDMMMIGAFATVLLTTSGLSFLPACLLGIAVAALAGVIIERVAYRPVRGAPDVTMLLTSLALTFILENLGILLFTASPRNFPLPDWMTKLWSLADGRVTFTNINVLSVGLTLVSLLFLTWFMRRTTVGLGMRAAAEDLGAAQLVGVRVNRVIVVAFMLASAFAGLAGVLWAAQAGVVDPLMGFTPLLKAFVAAIIGGLGSLPGAVLGGYLLGALEVLIVAFLPPEVSPYRDAIVFGLLIGFLLLRPGGLLNVTREVKL encoded by the coding sequence GTGACCGGCTTTGAGTACCTGTTCCAGCAACTCGTGAACGCTCTGAGCGTAGGCAGCCTGTACGCCCTGATCGCGGTGGGCCTGTCTCTGATCTTCGGCATCCTGCGACTCTCCAACTTCGCGCACGGCGACATGATGATGATCGGGGCGTTCGCCACCGTGCTGCTGACCACCTCCGGCCTCAGCTTCTTGCCTGCCTGCCTGCTGGGCATCGCCGTCGCGGCGCTGGCGGGCGTCATCATCGAGCGGGTGGCCTACCGCCCAGTGCGCGGCGCACCCGACGTGACCATGCTGCTGACCAGCCTGGCGCTGACCTTCATTCTGGAAAACCTGGGTATTCTGCTGTTCACCGCCTCGCCGCGCAACTTCCCGCTGCCCGATTGGATGACCAAACTGTGGAGTCTGGCGGACGGACGCGTGACCTTTACCAACATCAATGTGTTGAGCGTGGGCCTGACCCTCGTCTCGCTGCTCTTCCTGACTTGGTTCATGCGCCGCACCACCGTCGGGCTGGGGATGCGGGCCGCCGCCGAGGATCTGGGCGCGGCGCAGCTCGTCGGGGTGCGGGTCAACCGGGTCATCGTGGTGGCGTTCATGCTGGCCTCGGCCTTCGCGGGGCTGGCGGGCGTGCTGTGGGCGGCGCAGGCCGGGGTGGTCGATCCGCTGATGGGCTTCACGCCGCTGCTCAAGGCGTTTGTCGCCGCCATCATCGGCGGGCTGGGCAGTTTGCCGGGCGCGGTGCTGGGCGGCTACCTGCTGGGAGCCTTGGAAGTGCTGATCGTGGCCTTTTTGCCGCCGGAAGTCTCGCCCTACCGCGACGCCATCGTGTTCGGCTTGCTGATCGGCTTTCTGCTACTCAGACCCGGCGGCCTGCTCAATGTCACCCGCGAGGTCAAGCTGTGA
- a CDS encoding ABC transporter ATP-binding protein, whose translation MNQPLLALNDLYVNYGAVSALRGVSLHLYAGEVVALLGANGAGKSTTLRAISNLIKVASGQILLDGSPLTGLSPTEVVARGVAHCPEGRRVFGGMSVLENLRLGASVRSDSEGIKSDTERMLSLFPILAERRSQAAGTLSGGEQQMLALARALMARPRLLLLDEPSLGVAPLIIKEIFKILRELRETGVTILLVEQNARAALGLADRAYVLRTGSVALSGSAADLSQSEEVAQAYLGGGAA comes from the coding sequence ATGAATCAGCCGCTTCTCGCCCTGAATGATCTCTACGTCAATTACGGCGCGGTCAGCGCCCTGCGGGGCGTCAGCTTGCACCTGTATGCCGGTGAAGTCGTGGCGCTGTTGGGAGCCAACGGCGCAGGCAAATCCACCACCCTGCGGGCCATTTCTAACCTCATCAAAGTCGCCAGCGGTCAGATTTTACTGGACGGCTCCCCACTCACCGGCCTGAGTCCCACCGAGGTGGTGGCGCGGGGCGTGGCGCACTGCCCGGAAGGAAGGCGGGTCTTCGGCGGCATGAGCGTGCTGGAAAACCTGCGGCTGGGAGCCAGCGTGCGGAGTGACAGCGAGGGGATTAAAAGTGACACCGAGCGGATGCTGAGCCTCTTCCCGATTCTGGCCGAGCGGCGCAGTCAGGCGGCGGGCACGCTCTCGGGCGGCGAGCAGCAGATGCTGGCGCTGGCCCGCGCCCTGATGGCCCGCCCACGCTTGCTGCTGCTGGACGAACCCTCGCTGGGCGTGGCTCCGCTCATTATCAAAGAAATCTTCAAGATCCTGCGCGAGCTGCGCGAAACGGGCGTGACCATCTTGCTGGTGGAACAAAATGCCCGCGCCGCGCTGGGCTTGGCCGACCGGGCCTACGTGCTGCGAACCGGCAGCGTGGCCCTCTCCGGCAGCGCCGCCGATCTGAGCCAGAGTGAGGAAGTGGCGCAGGCTTACTTGGGTGGGGGCGCGGCGTGA
- a CDS encoding ABC transporter ATP-binding protein, which yields MGADLLSAAPLLETRDLAKSFRGLRALRNHAISVREREIVGIIGPNGSGKSTLFNLVTGFLKPTAGAVYLRGQAVTNLPPAQVNRLGIARTFQGTRLFAQLSVLENVLAAAQLRHPSSLPGVLLGLPAARAARQAAENTARELLALTGLEHQANLRAASLPYGDGRRLEIARAMATRPALLMLDEPAAGLNAGETQALAQLIGSLRDRYSVAVIVIEHDMDLVMNLCERVQVLAQGQVIGEGTPAEVQASVRVREAYLGSDDAA from the coding sequence ATGGGAGCTGATCTCCTGTCAGCTGCCCCCCTCCTGGAAACGCGCGACCTCGCCAAGTCTTTTCGCGGTTTGAGGGCGCTCAGGAATCACGCCATCAGTGTACGCGAACGCGAGATCGTGGGCATTATCGGGCCGAACGGCAGCGGTAAAAGCACGCTGTTTAATCTGGTGACTGGCTTCCTGAAACCGACAGCGGGAGCGGTTTATCTGCGCGGACAGGCCGTCACCAATCTGCCTCCGGCTCAGGTCAACCGGCTGGGCATTGCCCGCACCTTTCAGGGCACCCGGCTGTTTGCTCAACTCAGCGTGCTGGAAAATGTGCTGGCCGCCGCGCAGCTCCGGCACCCCAGCTCGCTGCCCGGCGTGCTGCTGGGCCTGCCCGCCGCCCGCGCCGCCCGGCAAGCCGCCGAGAACACCGCCCGTGAGCTGCTGGCCCTTACCGGCTTGGAACATCAGGCCAATCTGCGGGCTGCCAGCTTGCCCTACGGCGACGGACGCCGCTTAGAGATCGCGCGGGCGATGGCGACCCGCCCCGCGCTACTGATGCTGGACGAACCTGCCGCCGGGCTGAACGCAGGCGAAACTCAGGCTTTGGCGCAGCTGATCGGCAGTCTGCGCGACCGCTACAGCGTGGCCGTCATCGTGATCGAGCACGATATGGATTTGGTCATGAATCTGTGCGAGCGGGTGCAGGTGCTGGCGCAGGGTCAAGTCATCGGCGAGGGCACGCCCGCCGAGGTGCAGGCCAGCGTGCGGGTGCGCGAGGCGTACTTGGGGAGTGACGATGCAGCCTGA
- a CDS encoding branched-chain amino acid ABC transporter permease: MTRFWRLSVGLVLLALLAWLGPQLMPDYFVRVLIVMAVNVVLVSSLGLSNGFTGVFSLGHVGFVALGAYSSAILTLALDKKLAYLPYLPGWLAQIQLGFLPATLIAGLLCALVGLIVGAPLMRLNGNYVSVATLGFLIIVNVVLVNAESFTRGARTFTGIDTSTTLPWALGWMVLTLFILSRVAYSPFGRAMRATREDLIAAQGIGIRVLPTRLMAFIIGAFFAGVGGALYAHYLGSFSPATFYFALMVTQLAMLVVGGQGSLTGAAVGVVLVTLLSEVLRNLERGFSLGSLTLPPLYGVSQIVLGMVFILVMVYRPSGLLGDRELQLVDSSKASQGASSEQEAV, encoded by the coding sequence GTGACGCGCTTCTGGCGGCTCAGCGTGGGCCTAGTTCTATTGGCGTTGCTGGCCTGGCTGGGGCCACAGCTCATGCCCGATTACTTCGTGCGGGTGCTGATCGTGATGGCGGTCAACGTGGTGCTGGTTTCCAGCCTGGGGCTGTCCAACGGCTTTACCGGAGTGTTCTCGCTGGGGCATGTGGGCTTCGTGGCGCTGGGCGCGTACAGCAGCGCCATCCTAACCCTGGCGCTGGACAAAAAATTGGCTTACCTGCCCTACCTCCCCGGCTGGCTGGCGCAAATTCAACTCGGCTTTCTGCCCGCCACCCTGATCGCGGGTTTGCTGTGCGCCCTCGTGGGATTGATCGTGGGTGCGCCCCTGATGCGCCTCAACGGCAACTACGTCAGCGTCGCGACCCTGGGCTTTCTGATCATCGTCAACGTGGTGCTGGTCAACGCCGAGAGCTTCACGCGCGGGGCACGGACGTTTACCGGCATCGACACCTCCACCACCTTGCCCTGGGCGCTGGGCTGGATGGTGCTGACCCTATTTATCCTCTCGCGGGTGGCGTACTCGCCGTTTGGCCGGGCCATGCGGGCTACCCGCGAAGACCTGATCGCGGCGCAGGGCATCGGCATCCGGGTACTGCCCACACGGCTGATGGCCTTTATTATCGGGGCCTTCTTCGCGGGCGTGGGCGGTGCGCTGTATGCCCATTACCTCGGTTCCTTCTCCCCGGCCACCTTCTACTTCGCCCTGATGGTCACGCAACTGGCGATGCTGGTGGTGGGCGGGCAGGGCAGTCTCACCGGGGCGGCGGTGGGCGTGGTGCTGGTCACGCTGCTCTCCGAGGTGCTCCGTAACCTCGAGCGCGGCTTCTCGCTCGGCTCTCTCACGCTGCCGCCGCTTTACGGGGTCAGTCAGATCGTGCTGGGCATGGTGTTCATTCTGGTGATGGTCTACCGCCCGTCAGGGCTGCTGGGCGACCGCGAACTTCAACTCGTTGACTCATCGAAGGCGTCTCAGGGCGCTTCATCTGAACAGGAGGCTGTATGA